TCTCATCAAATATCACAGCAACTTTATTACCCATTTTATACCTTTCATTATAACAAAATCTTTTAAAAATTGAACCTAAAAATCTCCACACTATTTACACACTTTATTTTATACTCAATAACTACAATATTTGGTTTTTATTATATTATTGTTCCAAGCTTATCTACTTATATTATTGATTTATTTTTTTCTTAGGTTATAATTTAAAATTCCAAAACAGAACAATAGGAGGAAAAATTATGAGAAAAAGAAGTAGATTTATTACAGTTGAGGATGTAAAATTTGTATATGAAAACTATGCCAAAATGAGTGCATCTGAGATAGCAGAAAAATTAGGAATTAGTAAATTTCAAGTTAATAAAATCGTCAATGAACTAAGAAAAAGAGGAATTAACATTCCCAAAAAAATAGGTAAAAAGAAAAATGTTTATGATCAGTTTGTAGAGATGTTAAAAGAAGAAAATAAAGCTTAATCGGTTAAGATTGTGTCTATCAATCGGCAATCTTTACTGATTTGGGCTTTAAGTTCTTCTATAGACCCAAATTTTCTTTCTGGTCTAATTTTCTTAACAAACTCTACTTTAAGCTGTTTTCCGTACAATTCTTGGTTAAATCCTAAAAGGTGGACTTCTACAGTGAGTTCTTTTTGTTCAAAGGTAGGTTTAACTCCAATGTTCATAGCCCCTTTAAACCTTTGATTTTGGTAATAAACCCACACTGCATAAACCCCTGAGGGGGGCAAAAGTTTATTTTTAGGTATTTCTATGTTAGCCGTAGGAAATCCAAGTTTTTTTCCTAGCCCTTGACCTTTTATCACCTTTCCTATCAGAAAGTAGCGATGTCCAAGAAAAAGATTGGCCTTTTCTATATCTCCTTTTTCGATGGTTTGTCTTATCAAAGTGCTTGAAACCGTGGTATGATCGACAGTAACAGGATCTACTGTCTTTACCACAAAACCGAACCTTTCTCCTAATCTTTTTAAAAATTCTGGGTCACCCTCTCTTTTTCTGCCAAACCTAAAGTTAAAACCTATAACTACTCCTTTAGCCTTAAGACTATCTACTAAGTATTCTTCTACAAAGAGGTCTGGGGTAAGCTTGGCCATGTTAACTGAAAAAGGTATTATAGCAACATGTTCTATGTTTAGACGAAAAAAAAGGTCAAGTTTTTCTTCAAAGGTGGTTAAAAGTTTAAAGTTGGCTTCAGGAAACAAAACAGTTCGAGGATGAGGGTCAAAAGAAACTAACAGCGGGGTTACGCCTAACTCGGTGCTAAGGGCAAAAGTTTCTCTAAAAAGGTTTTTGTGTCCTAAATGGATACCGTCAAAACTTCCTATAGTAACAGCGGTTTCAAAAGGTAAAGGGAAATCTTTAGGGGTATATATTTTCAACCTTTCCCTCCACCAGTTTTAAAAAGCTGTCAAAAAGATAGACTGAATCATGAGGCCCAGGTGCGTTTTCAGGATGGTATTGGACTGACATTGCCCTAAGGTCTGGAACAAAAATCCCTTCAAGGGTGTCATCGTTAAGATTTACATGGGTAATCACCGTATCCTTAGGAAGCTCTTCTTTTTTAACACAGAAACCATGGTTTTGAGAAGTAATCTCTACCTTTTTGTTTATCAGGTTTAAAACAGGATGGTTTATCCCTCTATGTCCAAACTTTAGTTTATAAGTAGTAGCTCCCAAGGCTTGTCCTAAGATCTGGTGCCCCAAACATATACCGAAAATAGGTTTTTTACCTAAAAGTTGTTTTACTGTGTTTACGATATGCTGTAAAGGTGCAGGGTCTCCTGGACCGTTAGAAAGGAAAATCCCGTCAGGATTATGGGCAAGAATCTCGTCAGCTGAGGTATAGCACGGAAACACCAAACACTCGGCATCTCTTTCTACAAACAACCTTAACTGATTAAACTTTAACCCACAGTCTAACACCGCTATTTTGTACTTAGCTTCCCCCTTAAAAGTGGTTAACCTTTCCTTCCCCTGTTTTCCGTAGTAATAAGGCTCTTTACAAGTAACATATTGGACTAAATCCCTACCTACGTAATCAGGACTCTCTTTTATCTTTTCTAAAAATTTTTTAGGATCCAAAGTCTCGGTGGTTATTCCTCCCTTCATAGAACCGTAAAGTCTAAGGTGCCTGGTTAAAGCTCTGGTGTCTATTCCCTCTACCGCCAAAACGTTATTTTCAATCAACCACTCTCCTAAAGACTTTTCAGCCCTCCAGTTGCTGTAAAAAGGTTGATATTCTCTTACGATAAAACCCGCTACTTGAATCCTTTCGCTTTCCATATCTTCAGAATTGATCCCATAGTTTCCGATAAGAGGATAAGTCATGGTTACTATCTGACCATAATAAGAGGGGTCGGTAAGTATTTCTTGATAACCGGTCATCCCTGTGTTAAACACTATTTCACCATAGGTTTCTCCGGTTATGGTAAAAGACCTTCCCCAAAAGTAGGTTCCGTCTTCTAACATTACCAAGGCTTTTGGTTTGTCCATAAAGCACCCCTTAGTCCTTAAGTTTTTTGATTAAGCTTTTGCTTTGCATCCCACAGTAAATATTCCCGGATAAAATCGTCTATCTCTCCATCTAAAACATCTTCCACCTTAAAAACCTCTAACTGGGTACGATGATCCTTTACCACCTTGTAAGGATGTAAGATATAACTTCTTATCTGATTACCCCAACCTATTTCTTTTTTTTCACCGATCAGACTTTCTTTTTTCTGTTCAAGTTTTTGCTTTTCTAACTGATATAATCTTGATTTTAATATTTTCAAAGCTATGGCTTTGTTAAGATGTTGACTTCGCTCATTCTGGCAAGAAACCACTATCCCTGTAGGGATATGGGTAATCCTAACCGCACTTTCTGTTTTGTTAACATGCTGGCCTCCGTGGCCACCTGCCCTCATAGTTTCAATCTTTAAGTCTTCAGGTCTTATCTCCACCTCTATGTTTTCGTCTATTTCAGGAATTACCGTTACCGAAGCAAAAGAAGTATGTCTTCTTGCATTAGCATCAAAAGGTGATATTCTAATCAACCTATGAATACCTTTTTCTCCTTTAAGATACCCATAAGCCCAAGAGCCTTCAACTAAAATTACTGCACTCTTTATCCCTGCCTCTTCTCCAGGCAGGCTGTCTACCAATTTTACCGAAAATCCCTTTTTTTCAGCCCACTTTACATACATCTTTAGCAACATATAAGCCCAGTCCTGAGCGTCTGTGCCTCCTGTTCCTGCATGGATGCTTAAAATGGCAGAAGAATAGTCATACTCATCGGAAAGAAGAAGCTTGCTTTCTTCTTTCTTTAGTTTTTTTTCAAACCGTTCTATGTCTTCAAAAAGGATTTCTAAATAATCTGGATTTTTTTCCTCTTTGTAAAGTTCATACCACTCAGAAAGGTTTAAAAAATCTTTTTCTAAATCTTCAAAAAGATTTAACCTTTCTATCAGGCTTGCACGCTCTTTAAGCAGGTTCTTAATAGAAGGGGATTCCCAGTCGATGTTGTTTTGTTGAAAAACTTCTTCTATCTGAGAAAGGCGTTTTTTGATAGAATCGGGGTCAAAGACACCCCCTTAAATCTTGAAGCTGTTCAGAAAAATAATTTAAAATCTTTTCTAAGTCTATGTTTTTATAAACCTGAGCCGCTGTTTTCATAGCGAGATAAATATAAAACAATTTTTTAAAAATTAAACCCTAAAAACTAAACTTTCTGAACTTTTATATCGGATATCTTGGCCATCAAACATAAGGAGCCGAAATCTTTCTTTTTTAAACTCCTCTAACCGTTGTTTTATCGGAGTTGGGTCTAAGTTAAGAATAGACAAATCAGGAGAAATCTGAGAAAGTGACCATAAACTTAAGAAGCTTACTATCTTGTCTGTAGAAAAGATATGATCATACACATAAACATGCGCCTTTCTTTCGATGAGGTCCTCAGTCTTAGCTTGAGCTAATCTCCCTATTCCCCAGATTATCCCTCTCTGAGCCGGAGGAAACTCCAAGTAATTATCTGCCTTATATTTTCTTTCATCCTTTGGGTCCCAGATGTAAGAAACATAAATCGAAAGATATTCTTTCCTCAAAACCTCTGAATAAAACATCGCCTCAGCAAATCCTTCAGGAACCCCCCAAGCCATGCTCCCTGACTCCTCATTTAACATCCACATAAGCCTTCTGATTACTACCCTTGCTCTCTCTATATCCTGATCTGCTATTTTCTTTACAACCACACCAAAACAGGCTATAGCCTTCCACCTTACCATTTCATCTTTATGCAAAAAAGCCCCGATTAAAAAGCTTACCACCTTAGAAGGGGGAAGTGTCTTTATAGTTTCTATTGCCTTAAAAAGAGGGTCCTCTTCTAAAGTCTTGAGGACCCTCTTTTTAAGTTGGGGCTGGTAAAGATTAGGCAAAACCAACCTCTTTTTATACCTCTTTTATCTTTTGAGCTAAAAGCCTTCCCAAATCTGCGCAGCTTTTAAGTACTTCTTGATTAGGAGCATACTTGCATTTTATACCTTCGTGGATAACCTCAGCCTGTATCTCTTTTAAATACTCGTTTAGCTGAGCTACTGCCTCTCCACTCCATCCGTAGGAACCAAAGGCAAACCCTAATTTTTTTCTCGGTCTAAGTCCTTTCATATAGGTTACAAAGGAAGCCATGGTAGGAAGCAGGTTGTTGTTAAGGGTGGAAGAACCTAAAACTACACCTTTAGCAAGCATAACCTCAGTCATCACATCTGTTATGTCAGAAACAGAAAGTTTAAACACCCTCGCCTCTACACCTTCTTTAACAACTCCTTCAGCAATAGCATAAGCCATCTTTTCGGTGCTCTTCCACATAGTATCATAAACTATCACCACCCGATTATCTGCCTCATAAGAACTCCACTTATCATAAAGTTCTAAAATGTCTTTTATCTTGCTTCTCCAAACCACACCATGGTCAGGACAAATGGTCTCTATTTCAAGACCTAAATCTTTTATGGTTTTTAACAGCTTTTGAACCTGAGGAGAAAAAGGTAAAACGATGTTAGCGTAATACTTAGCTGCCTCTTGGATTAAAACACAGTAGTCTACCTCGTCATCAAACCTTACACTGGTTGCGTAGTGCTGTCCAAAGGCATCCTGAGAAATAAGGATCTTCTCTTCAGGAATATAACTCACCATGCTATCAGGCCAGTGTATCATCGGGGTTTCTATAAACCGGATGGTTCTTTTACCTATCTTTACTTCGTATCCCGTCTTTACCTCTTCAAAGGGAAAGTCAGTGTTATGTAGATAGGCAGAAAGCCCTAATTTTCCGTTTCTGGTAATGAAAATCTTTTCAGGGTTGATTTTTTGAGCAATATAGCTGAAACCTCCTGCATGGTCAGGTTCAATATGGTTTACCACTAAATAATCAATCTTTTCAGGATTGATTATCTTAGAAATACGCCCAAGCATCTCATCCTCAAAACCGTGTTTTACGGTATCAAACAGCGTAACCTTTTCATCGATCACAAGGTAACTATTGTAGGTAGTACCCTTAATGGTTGTGTAACCATGAAAATTTCTTACATGCCAGTCTACCGCTCCTACCCAATAAATCCCTTCTTTAATCTTAACTGGCTCCATAAACTCCTCCTGCAATCATTTAATATGTTTAGAGTTAGAGTGTAATGATAGTATAACCTTTTTTTATAAAGTTTGCCATACCAGCATGCCCATACATATCTTCCAAAATCTCAAGTCCTTTTTCTTTAGCTACCTCTAACGTCCCCATCTTTTGTGCACAAGCCTTACAAACACCTGCGATAAGATTTTTTTCTAAACATTTTTGAAAAAGATTGTATAACACGCTCTTTTCGGAAAAAAGTTCAGGAATTAACTTGGTAGAAGCACCCTCTAAAACTACCTTTACTTCAAGACCTTTTTCTGCTGCATCCAAAGCATTTAACAAAACATGGATAAAACACATAGGCTCTTCTTTAAAGGCAAAAAAGGCTATTTTATTCATAACATCACCTCTAAATTTTTAAAGGTAAAGAAGGGAGGATTTTCCTCCCTTCTTTTGATCAATTAATCTTCTGGTACGAAATCGCTTTTAGCTGCTCCACAAATCGGACAGGTCCAATCATCAGGAAGACTCTCAAAAGGAGTGCCTGCAGGAATACCATTGTCAGGATCCCCGTTGGCCGGGTCATAAACATAACCACAAACACTACACTTGTACTTTTTCATAGGTAACCTCCTGGTTTAATTTTTATGGTTTAAGTAACAACTTAAAAACCTCTTTCCTCTTCCTTAAAGGTAGTCTTGTTAGCCCCACAATGAGGGCAAGTCCAGCTTTCAGGTAGGTCCTCAAAACAAGTTCCTGGAGGAGAAACAAACCTTGAAGGATCCCCTTTCTCCGGGTCATAAAGGTAACCACAACATTTACACCTATATTTTTTTCCTTTCTTGTGCTTCTTTTCCATAAAACGTATTCCTGTTTATTTTACTAATTAATCGGGTAAAGGTAGAAACATATTTTTAGGAGCTCCACATCTTGGGCACTTCCAGTTGTCTGGTAGTTTCTCAAAAGGTGTCCCTGGAGGTATATTTCCTTTTGTATCTCCTTGTTCAGGGTCGTAGATGTAACCACACCTGCTACATTTATATTTTTTAGGTTTGTCAGCCATAACTTCACCCCTGCCTTTAAAATTTATGCGCCTTGCCAATATCCATGAAGGTTACACCACTCCTTAGCCACTACCTTGGCTGCTTTTACCTCAAACACCGCCTCAGGAGCCTCCCCAGGCTTCAAGAACTTAATGTAAACCTTATCTTCATCAGCATGCAACTCAATCCACTCTATGTAATGTTCCTCTGTCATGGGATGAGGCACACTTCCTACCTTTACCTTATAGACATCTCCTTCTTTTTCTATCACAGGAACATGCTTCTCAACGGCCGCATCCACTGTATTAGGAGTTTGTAACTCCATAGGTTTTCCACAACAAACCAACTGACCTTTTCCTCCATGCATCACCAACACTATGTTTCCACAGACCTGACATTTATAAAGTCCAAGTTTTTCCGCCATAACCCCCTCCTTTTTATAAAAATTTTAAATTAAAAATAATTCATTTTAAAATAAAAGTCAATACCTTTTCAAAAAATTTAAAAAAAATTTTTTATCTATTTAAAATCTCTCAAAGTTTAGATTTATTTAGCAAAACCAGCCGAAAATAGGAAACTTAAGGATTGTAATTTTTATAAAGACTTGTAGATTTCTTTAAGTTCTTTGATTACTTCCCTGATAAGCTTTCTCAGGGCTTTTTCTTTTGTAAGGACCTCTTTTGGACTGAAAAGGGCTGGTTGTTCAAGTTTATAAAGGTTCAAAAACTTTTTAACCCCTTCTAAGGTATACCCTTCTTCTATCAGTTTTTTTACCTTAAAAAGAAGTTCAAGTTGGTCTTTTTTGTAAAACTTTCTGTTAGAAATTCGATAAGGTTTAAGCTGGGGGATCTTTTTTTCCCAGTAATAAAGCACATGAGGTTTTATATTTAAAAGTTGAGCAACCTCAGAAAGAGGAACATAAAGGGTTTCTAAAGGCTTTTTAGGTTTCATCTTGAAGTTCAGCTTTAAACTGAGGAGCTATCTTAAACCTTACCTTTTTAAACGAAGGTATCTTGACGACCTCCCCAGTTTTTAAGTTCCTCCCTATTTTCTCCTTGGTTTTATAAGGAATAAAACTTCCAAACCTTACTATCTGAACCTCTTCCCCTCTTTCTAACCCAAGTTTTATTTCTTCTAAGATTTCTTCCACAATCCTACCTAAGGTCCTCTTAGAAAGACCAGTCTTTTCAGCCAAAACCTTTATTACTTCTTTTTTGGTTATCGTCTTTTTCATCGTGGTTTAGCGTTAAATTTATCAAAAATCTTTTTAGCTACCTCATCTTGAATGTGATTGACCTCTTCATCGGTTAAGGTTCTATCTTCAGCTCTATACCAAAACCTCAAACTTACGCTTTTTTGACCTTCTGGAATAGGTGGGCCTTCATAAACCTTCACACAGCTGACCTTCTCTAAGTAAGGAATAGATAAATTTTTAATAAAAGCTAATATCTCTCCCACCTCAAAATTTCTATCAACTACACAGGTTACATCCCTGGTGGTAGAAGGAAACTTAGGAGGCTTTTTAAGCTTTTTAATGCTACCTAAAGAAGGGAAAATTTTCAAAATCTTTTTTAAGTTTATCTCCCCCACCAATACGTTGGTCTTAAGGTCAAAACTCTTTAATATAAAGGTTTTTACTTCTCCTGCAAAACCGATTTTTTCTTCTCCAAGATAAAGGTCAAAAGAAAGACCGCGTTTTAAAAAAGGCTCTTCAGAATATGGCTTAAACGCTACTTCAAGGGTTAGGATCTCAAAAAACTCCTCCAAAACACCTTTAAGGTCATAAATATCAAATTTTTCTGGTTGACCATGCCAGTTCTCGGTATTCTTTTGTCCCATCAATAAAAATCCCAGGTATAAAGGCTCATCTGGGAGGAGTTCTTGATTAGGTATAAAGACCTTTCCTGTTTCAAAGATAGCAAGAGAATTAACCTCTCTAAAAAAGTTAAAACAAGCAGTCCTGAGAAGCCCAGGGATTAAAGTAGTTCTCATCACAGACTGGTTAGAGGCAAGAGGATTAGCTATCTCTAAAGGTTTAGACCTAAGGTCTTCTGGATCGAGATGAAGTCTGTCTAAATCCTTTGGGTCTATAAAACTATAGGTAATTACCTCAAAAAATCCAA
Above is a genomic segment from Thermodesulfobacterium commune DSM 2178 containing:
- a CDS encoding desulfoferrodoxin, with the protein product MAEKLGLYKCQVCGNIVLVMHGGKGQLVCCGKPMELQTPNTVDAAVEKHVPVIEKEGDVYKVKVGSVPHPMTEEHYIEWIELHADEDKVYIKFLKPGEAPEAVFEVKAAKVVAKEWCNLHGYWQGA
- a CDS encoding phospholipase D-like domain-containing protein encodes the protein MNKIAFFAFKEEPMCFIHVLLNALDAAEKGLEVKVVLEGASTKLIPELFSEKSVLYNLFQKCLEKNLIAGVCKACAQKMGTLEVAKEKGLEILEDMYGHAGMANFIKKGYTIITL
- a CDS encoding MerR family transcriptional regulator; translated protein: MKPKKPLETLYVPLSEVAQLLNIKPHVLYYWEKKIPQLKPYRISNRKFYKKDQLELLFKVKKLIEEGYTLEGVKKFLNLYKLEQPALFSPKEVLTKEKALRKLIREVIKELKEIYKSL
- a CDS encoding HU family DNA-binding protein, whose protein sequence is MKKTITKKEVIKVLAEKTGLSKRTLGRIVEEILEEIKLGLERGEEVQIVRFGSFIPYKTKEKIGRNLKTGEVVKIPSFKKVRFKIAPQFKAELQDET
- the prfB gene encoding peptide chain release factor 2 (programmed frameshift) — encoded protein: MKTAAQVYKNIDLEKILNYFSEQLQDLRGCLDPDSIKKRLSQIEEVFQQNNIDWESPSIKNLLKERASLIERLNLFEDLEKDFLNLSEWYELYKEEKNPDYLEILFEDIERFEKKLKKEESKLLLSDEYDYSSAILSIHAGTGGTDAQDWAYMLLKMYVKWAEKKGFSVKLVDSLPGEEAGIKSAVILVEGSWAYGYLKGEKGIHRLIRISPFDANARRHTSFASVTVIPEIDENIEVEIRPEDLKIETMRAGGHGGQHVNKTESAVRITHIPTGIVVSCQNERSQHLNKAIALKILKSRLYQLEKQKLEQKKESLIGEKKEIGWGNQIRSYILHPYKVVKDHRTQLEVFKVEDVLDGEIDDFIREYLLWDAKQKLNQKT
- a CDS encoding rubredoxin translates to MEKKHKKGKKYRCKCCGYLYDPEKGDPSRFVSPPGTCFEDLPESWTCPHCGANKTTFKEEERGF
- the rd gene encoding rubredoxin, which encodes MKKYKCSVCGYVYDPANGDPDNGIPAGTPFESLPDDWTCPICGAAKSDFVPED
- the carA gene encoding glutamine-hydrolyzing carbamoyl-phosphate synthase small subunit translates to MDKPKALVMLEDGTYFWGRSFTITGETYGEIVFNTGMTGYQEILTDPSYYGQIVTMTYPLIGNYGINSEDMESERIQVAGFIVREYQPFYSNWRAEKSLGEWLIENNVLAVEGIDTRALTRHLRLYGSMKGGITTETLDPKKFLEKIKESPDYVGRDLVQYVTCKEPYYYGKQGKERLTTFKGEAKYKIAVLDCGLKFNQLRLFVERDAECLVFPCYTSADEILAHNPDGIFLSNGPGDPAPLQHIVNTVKQLLGKKPIFGICLGHQILGQALGATTYKLKFGHRGINHPVLNLINKKVEITSQNHGFCVKKEELPKDTVITHVNLNDDTLEGIFVPDLRAMSVQYHPENAPGPHDSVYLFDSFLKLVEGKVENIYP
- a CDS encoding bifunctional riboflavin kinase/FAD synthetase; its protein translation is MKIYTPKDFPLPFETAVTIGSFDGIHLGHKNLFRETFALSTELGVTPLLVSFDPHPRTVLFPEANFKLLTTFEEKLDLFFRLNIEHVAIIPFSVNMAKLTPDLFVEEYLVDSLKAKGVVIGFNFRFGRKREGDPEFLKRLGERFGFVVKTVDPVTVDHTTVSSTLIRQTIEKGDIEKANLFLGHRYFLIGKVIKGQGLGKKLGFPTANIEIPKNKLLPPSGVYAVWVYYQNQRFKGAMNIGVKPTFEQKELTVEVHLLGFNQELYGKQLKVEFVKKIRPERKFGSIEELKAQISKDCRLIDTILTD
- a CDS encoding DVU0298 family protein → MPNLYQPQLKKRVLKTLEEDPLFKAIETIKTLPPSKVVSFLIGAFLHKDEMVRWKAIACFGVVVKKIADQDIERARVVIRRLMWMLNEESGSMAWGVPEGFAEAMFYSEVLRKEYLSIYVSYIWDPKDERKYKADNYLEFPPAQRGIIWGIGRLAQAKTEDLIERKAHVYVYDHIFSTDKIVSFLSLWSLSQISPDLSILNLDPTPIKQRLEEFKKERFRLLMFDGQDIRYKSSESLVFRV
- a CDS encoding FprA family A-type flavoprotein produces the protein MEPVKIKEGIYWVGAVDWHVRNFHGYTTIKGTTYNSYLVIDEKVTLFDTVKHGFEDEMLGRISKIINPEKIDYLVVNHIEPDHAGGFSYIAQKINPEKIFITRNGKLGLSAYLHNTDFPFEEVKTGYEVKIGKRTIRFIETPMIHWPDSMVSYIPEEKILISQDAFGQHYATSVRFDDEVDYCVLIQEAAKYYANIVLPFSPQVQKLLKTIKDLGLEIETICPDHGVVWRSKIKDILELYDKWSSYEADNRVVIVYDTMWKSTEKMAYAIAEGVVKEGVEARVFKLSVSDITDVMTEVMLAKGVVLGSSTLNNNLLPTMASFVTYMKGLRPRKKLGFAFGSYGWSGEAVAQLNEYLKEIQAEVIHEGIKCKYAPNQEVLKSCADLGRLLAQKIKEV
- a CDS encoding rubredoxin: MADKPKKYKCSRCGYIYDPEQGDTKGNIPPGTPFEKLPDNWKCPRCGAPKNMFLPLPD
- a CDS encoding winged helix-turn-helix transcriptional regulator; its protein translation is MRKRSRFITVEDVKFVYENYAKMSASEIAEKLGISKFQVNKIVNELRKRGINIPKKIGKKKNVYDQFVEMLKEENKA